A region from the Leguminivora glycinivorella isolate SPB_JAAS2020 chromosome 3, LegGlyc_1.1, whole genome shotgun sequence genome encodes:
- the LOC125224692 gene encoding uncharacterized protein LOC125224692 has protein sequence MLSVDFCNIRGLHSNLNAVHQHLETAKPALLFLTETQISSPADTSYLSYPGYGLEHTFVPRAGVCVYVRDDISSRRLRNLEGKDLSTLWLRIDCDDHPRVYSCLYRSHSGDAETDRLIEHTQTAADSVQQQIPSAEIIVLGDFNAHNAEWLGSNKTDHAGRSVFDFALAYGLTQLVTTPTRIPDVEGQEPSLLDLLLTSHPTDYGVSVEAPLGSSDHCLIRSTVPLACTPRRRVACTRRVWHYRSADWDGMRSFFASYPWRQVCFSPDDPDVVADSVADVVLQGMELFIPSSVVPVGGKSQPWFSRLCKEASRWKNECYRAWVNAAAVRDENTSALKKEFNFASRSFKRVIARAKSLHIGRIGEKLEHLPSGTRAFWSLAKAIQGNFCTPSFPPLHMGSDSWAHDAKDKADLLGKLFASNSTLDDGGNAPPTIPRCESYMPDVRFNQSSVRKALRSLDTHKSSGPDGIPAIVLKTCAPELAPVLTRLFRLSYSSGVVPASWKSALVHPIPKKATAQIRPTIGQ, from the coding sequence ATGTTGTCCGTGGACTTCTGCAACATTAGGGGCTTACATTCCAACCTTAATGCTGTCCATCAACACCTCGAGACAGCAAAGCCGGCCTTGCTCTTTCTGACCGAGACGCAGATATCGTCTCCAGCCGACACATCCTACCTGTCCTATCCTGGATACGGACTGGAACACACTTTCGTGCCTAGAGCTGGGGTGTGTGTGTACGTTAGAGACGATATCAGCTCTCGCCGCCTCAGGAATCTTGAAGGTAAGGACCTCTCCACCCTATGGCTACGTATAGACTGCGATGACCATCCCCGCGTCTATTCGTGCCTATATAGGTCCCACAGCGGTGATGCCGAAACTGACCGACTCATTGAGCACACTCAAACGGCTGCAGACTCTGTGCAGCAGCAGATCCCATCCGCTGAGATCATTGTGCTCGGTGATTTTAATGCCCACAATGCCGAATGGCTCGGCTCTAATAAGACCGATCATGCGGGCAGATCTGTTTTTGACTTTGCTCTGGCATACGGCCTAACACAACTGGTTACTACGCCTACGCGAATCCCAGATGTGGAAGGACAGGAACCTTCCCTGTTGGACCTTCTGCTGACTTCTCATCCGACAGATTACGGTGTATCCGTTGAAGCCCCGCTGGGGTCATCGGATCACTGCTTGATTCGGAGCACGGTTCCGCTCGCGTGCACGCCGCGTCGGCGAGTTGCATGTACACGCCGTGTGTGGCACTATAGGTCAGCAGACTGGGATGGGATGCGGTCCTTCTTTGCGTCCTACCCCTGGAGGCAAGTTTGCTTCTCGCCGGATGATCCCGATGTCGTCGCTGATTCTGTTGCTGACGTGGTGCTGCAGGGAATGGAGCTTTTCATTCCATCTTCTGTAGTCCCTGTTGGTGGTAAATCGCAACCCTGGTTCAGTCGTCTCTGTAAAGAGGCCTCGCGTTGGAAAAACGAGTGCTACCGAGCCTGGGTTAATGCGGCGGCAGTACGGGATGAAAATACCAGCGCACTAAAAAAGGAGTTTAACTTCGCCTCCAGGTCCTTCAAAAGAGTTATCGCCAGAGCAAAGTCGCTGCACATCGGTAGAATTGGCGAGAAATTGGAGCACCTCCCTTCGGGCACTCGTGCGTTCTGGTCTCTCGCCAAAGCTATCCAGGGGAATTTCTGCACGCCATCTTTTCCACCCCTGCACATGGGAAGTGATTCATGGGCCCACGACGCAAAAGATAAAGCCGACCTTCTGGGCAAACTCTTTGCGTCCAACTCTACTTTGGATGACGGGGGAAACGCGCCGCCGACTATACCGCGGTGCGAGAGCTATATGCCGGATGTCCGGTTCAACCAAAGCTCAGTGCGTAAAGCACTTCGTTCCCTCGACACTCATAAGTCGAGTGGGCCCGATGGAATCCCTGCCATTGTGCTAAAAACTTGTGCTCCTGAGTTGGCTCCGGTCTTAACGCGTCTCTTTCGGCTCTCTTACTCTTCCGGCGTAGTCCCGGCTTCTTGGAAGTCAGCTTTGGTGCACCCGATCCCTAAAAAGGCGACCGCTCAAATCCGTCCAACTATAGGCCAATAG